A DNA window from Parabacteroides johnsonii DSM 18315 contains the following coding sequences:
- a CDS encoding hemerythrin domain-containing protein, with amino-acid sequence MYKNGKYRETDKMSDLICENYPMVLVMSRFGIALGFGEKNIGEVCRQNGVDPCTFLTVVNFLTEEVSAPMTNIDKCLSIEALITYLHNAHAYFLDFRLPHIRRKLTDAIADCPKDVAFVITKFFDDYATEVNKHMSYEEKTVFPYVRGLLKGVKDPKYNITIFRKHHDQIEMKIIELKNILIKYYPGPGSNLLNSVLFDIFATEQDLSSHNHVEDYLFVPAILALEKTIQ; translated from the coding sequence ATGTATAAGAATGGTAAATATCGGGAAACCGATAAAATGAGTGATCTGATCTGCGAGAATTATCCGATGGTACTTGTTATGAGCCGCTTCGGTATTGCACTCGGATTCGGTGAAAAGAACATCGGAGAGGTATGCCGCCAAAATGGTGTCGATCCCTGCACGTTCCTCACCGTCGTGAACTTTCTGACGGAAGAGGTATCCGCACCGATGACAAACATTGACAAATGCCTGTCGATTGAGGCTTTGATCACTTATCTGCATAATGCACACGCCTATTTTCTGGACTTCCGGCTACCCCATATCCGCCGCAAACTGACAGATGCGATTGCAGACTGCCCGAAAGACGTGGCGTTCGTCATTACCAAATTTTTCGACGACTACGCAACGGAGGTAAACAAACATATGTCGTATGAGGAAAAGACAGTATTCCCTTATGTACGGGGATTGCTAAAAGGCGTGAAAGATCCGAAATACAATATCACGATCTTCCGGAAACATCACGACCAGATCGAGATGAAGATCATTGAGTTGAAAAACATCCTGATCAAATATTATCCGGGCCCCGGAAGCAACTTGCTAAACAGCGTCCTGTTTGATATTTTTGCAACCGAACAAGACCTGTCATCCCACAACCATGTAGAAGACTACCTTTTCGTGCCGGCGATCTTAGCTCTCGAAAAAACAATACAGTGA
- a CDS encoding response regulator transcription factor, translating into MSTLLNIAIAEPSAIIRSGLEAVLKRLPGFRIQIIEIATAELLQETLRSHKPDMLIINPSLPGCYTMQLLREETGCTEMKCIALLYAVADHALLRPYDDQISIYDSPDEIRHKLERLHTPPEEEVENEEQQTLSAREKEIVVCVVKGMTNREIADRLFLSTHTVVTHRRNIARKLQVHSASGLTVYAIVNKLVELNDIKL; encoded by the coding sequence ATGAGCACTTTATTAAACATAGCGATTGCCGAACCGTCCGCTATCATCCGTAGCGGGCTCGAAGCGGTATTGAAGCGGCTTCCCGGATTCCGCATCCAGATCATCGAAATTGCCACTGCGGAGCTTTTGCAAGAGACACTTCGCTCGCACAAACCGGACATGCTGATTATCAACCCATCGCTCCCCGGTTGTTACACCATGCAACTTCTCAGGGAGGAGACCGGCTGTACGGAGATGAAGTGCATAGCCCTGCTGTATGCCGTTGCCGACCATGCCCTGCTGCGGCCTTACGACGACCAGATCAGCATCTACGACAGCCCGGACGAGATTCGCCACAAGCTGGAACGCCTCCATACGCCGCCGGAAGAGGAGGTGGAAAACGAAGAACAGCAGACGCTCAGCGCACGAGAAAAAGAAATCGTGGTCTGTGTCGTCAAAGGGATGACAAATCGCGAAATAGCCGACCGGCTGTTCCTCTCCACACACACCGTTGTTACGCACCGGCGCAACATCGCCCGGAAATTGCAGGTACACAGTGCCAGTGGTCTGACCGTATACGCCATTGTTAACAAATTAGTTGAACTAAACGACATCAAATTATAA
- a CDS encoding beta-glucosidase — protein MKKNKLAILTSCLVLSGTFCTQAQNKTPQEIRIPDTYKLTNKSIYRNGWIDFNKNGKKDVYEDPTAPIDARVEDLLSQMNVEEKTCQMVTLYGYKRVLKDDLPTPDWKNQLWKDGMGAIDEHLNGFQQWGLPPSDNPYVWPASRHAWALNEVQRFFIEETRLGIPTDFTNEGIRGVESYIATNFPTQLGLGHTWNRDLVHKVGYITGREGRLLGYTNVYAPILDVGRDQRWGRYEEVYGESPYLVAELGVEMAKGMQTDYQVAATSKHYIAYSNNKGGREGMARVDPQMSPREVEMLHVYPWKRVIKEAGILGVMSSYNDYDGFPIQSSYYWLTTRLRGEFGFRGYVVSDSDAVEYLFSKHGTAADMKESVLQSVLAGLNIRCTFRSPDSYVLPLRELIAEGALPMSTIDDRVRDILRVKFLVGLFDQPYQIDLKQADKEVNSAENQQVALQASKESLVLLKNQDAVLPLDVNKISKIAVCGPNADEEAYALTHYGPLAVEVTTVLEGIQNKVKPGTEVLFTKGCDLVDANWPESELIRYPLTSEEQSEINKAVENAKKSDVAVVVLGGSNRTCGENKSRSSLELPGRQLDLLQAVVATGKPVVLVLINGRPISINWADKYVPAILEAWYPGSQGGTAIADALFGDYNPGGKLTVTFPKTVGQIPFNFPTKPNAQVDGGRNKGLDGNMSRVNGPLYPFGYGLSYTTFEYSDISIQPAIVTQVQPVTVRCKVTNTGKRAGDEVVQLYVRDILSSVTTYEKNLVGFDRIHLNPGETKELTFTIEPRDLQLLNSDNHWVVEPGDFKVMVGASSEDIRLNDRFTVVEYGKEQAVTSATSRQQKSVIASSSQESAPLVLDGNLSTAWKANKGEYITFALENNASPNSIAIAWKEKSKDAKFEIQLSGGGGQFLTVYEGTVEATNELKNYRFKGTTASDIRIVITSGNASISEVKIKELKS, from the coding sequence ATGAAGAAAAACAAACTCGCCATCCTTACGTCGTGCCTTGTCCTATCAGGGACCTTCTGCACGCAGGCGCAAAACAAAACGCCACAGGAAATCCGAATACCGGATACCTACAAATTAACAAACAAGTCCATCTACCGAAATGGCTGGATAGATTTCAACAAAAATGGGAAAAAGGACGTGTATGAAGATCCTACAGCCCCGATCGACGCACGTGTCGAGGACCTTCTTTCGCAGATGAACGTCGAAGAAAAAACCTGCCAGATGGTTACGCTCTACGGCTACAAGCGGGTGCTGAAAGACGACCTGCCGACACCGGACTGGAAAAACCAACTCTGGAAAGATGGTATGGGAGCTATCGACGAACATCTGAACGGTTTCCAGCAATGGGGACTTCCTCCTTCCGACAACCCGTATGTTTGGCCGGCTTCCCGCCATGCTTGGGCCTTGAATGAAGTACAACGGTTCTTTATCGAAGAAACACGTCTCGGCATCCCGACCGATTTCACGAACGAAGGCATACGCGGGGTAGAAAGCTACATCGCCACCAACTTCCCGACACAGTTGGGGTTGGGACACACCTGGAACCGCGACCTTGTCCACAAAGTCGGCTACATCACCGGACGTGAAGGACGCTTATTAGGATATACCAACGTTTATGCCCCGATCCTCGATGTCGGGCGTGACCAGCGTTGGGGACGTTATGAAGAGGTCTATGGCGAAAGCCCTTACCTGGTAGCCGAATTAGGTGTGGAAATGGCAAAAGGCATGCAGACCGATTATCAGGTCGCGGCCACATCCAAACATTATATAGCCTACAGCAACAACAAAGGCGGACGTGAAGGAATGGCACGCGTAGATCCGCAAATGTCACCGCGCGAAGTCGAGATGCTCCATGTATATCCTTGGAAACGGGTCATCAAAGAGGCCGGCATCCTCGGAGTCATGAGTTCGTACAATGATTACGACGGATTCCCGATCCAAAGCAGCTATTATTGGCTGACGACACGCCTGCGCGGCGAATTCGGTTTCCGCGGGTACGTAGTATCGGACAGCGACGCCGTCGAATATCTTTTCTCTAAGCACGGGACTGCCGCCGACATGAAAGAATCCGTGCTGCAAAGCGTATTGGCGGGACTGAACATACGTTGTACGTTCCGTTCGCCGGATTCATACGTCCTGCCACTTCGCGAACTGATCGCAGAAGGAGCCCTGCCGATGTCTACGATCGACGACCGCGTGCGTGACATCCTGCGTGTCAAATTTCTCGTCGGGTTATTCGACCAGCCGTATCAGATCGATCTGAAACAGGCAGACAAAGAAGTAAACAGCGCCGAGAACCAGCAGGTTGCTTTGCAGGCTTCAAAAGAATCGCTCGTTCTGTTGAAGAACCAGGATGCCGTTCTTCCTTTAGACGTAAACAAAATTTCCAAAATCGCCGTATGCGGTCCGAATGCAGATGAAGAAGCATACGCTTTGACACATTACGGTCCGCTTGCCGTAGAGGTGACAACTGTGTTGGAAGGTATTCAAAACAAGGTGAAACCGGGTACGGAAGTGCTCTTCACCAAAGGTTGCGACCTGGTAGATGCCAATTGGCCGGAATCGGAACTGATCCGTTACCCGCTGACCAGCGAAGAACAAAGCGAGATCAACAAAGCGGTCGAAAACGCAAAGAAAAGCGATGTAGCCGTTGTCGTACTCGGCGGCAGCAACCGCACCTGTGGAGAAAACAAATCACGCTCCAGCCTCGAACTGCCGGGCCGCCAGCTCGACTTGCTACAAGCCGTCGTAGCCACTGGAAAACCGGTCGTATTGGTGCTGATCAACGGACGTCCGATCTCTATCAACTGGGCGGACAAATATGTTCCGGCCATCCTCGAAGCCTGGTATCCGGGATCACAAGGTGGTACGGCCATTGCAGACGCTCTATTCGGCGACTATAATCCGGGCGGAAAGCTGACCGTTACCTTCCCGAAGACAGTCGGACAGATCCCGTTCAACTTCCCGACCAAACCGAATGCACAGGTCGACGGCGGACGTAACAAAGGGCTGGACGGCAATATGTCCCGCGTAAACGGCCCGTTGTATCCATTCGGCTACGGATTGAGTTATACGACTTTCGAATACTCAGACATTTCGATCCAGCCAGCTATCGTGACACAGGTTCAACCGGTCACCGTCCGTTGCAAGGTGACGAATACAGGTAAACGTGCCGGAGATGAAGTAGTACAATTATATGTACGCGATATCCTCAGCAGTGTTACGACCTACGAGAAGAATCTCGTCGGCTTCGACCGTATCCATCTGAATCCGGGAGAGACGAAAGAGCTTACTTTCACGATCGAACCGCGTGACCTGCAACTGTTGAACAGTGACAATCATTGGGTGGTAGAACCGGGAGACTTCAAGGTTATGGTCGGCGCCTCCTCCGAAGACATCCGCCTGAACGACCGTTTTACGGTAGTGGAATATGGTAAAGAGCAGGCAGTCACATCAGCAACCTCCCGGCAGCAGAAATCGGTTATTGCCAGCTCTTCCCAAGAATCTGCCCCGTTGGTATTGGACGGCAATCTGTCTACGGCCTGGAAAGCGAACAAAGGCGAATATATCACATTCGCACTTGAAAACAACGCTTCGCCTAACAGCATCGCAATTGCATGGAAAGAAAAAAGCAAAGATGCCAAATTTGAAATCCAGCTCTCCGGTGGCGGAGGCCAGTTCCTGACCGTATATGAAGGGACAGTAGAGGCTACGAACGAACTGAAGAATTATCGGTTCAAAGGCACGACCGCCAGTGATATCCGTATCGTAATAACCTCCGGCAATGCAAGTATTTCGGAAGTAAAAATCAAGGAACTGAAGAGTTGA
- a CDS encoding carbohydrate-binding family 9-like protein yields the protein MKKLKVPYLETLDVLDLSSVGFLMEKAQRESIDVVNWEEYPYKPIVAFDIARSKVNLYIRYFVKGNSLKALYEADGSPVYTDSCVEFFMKRVDDPNYYNFEFNCIGTCDASYRESRDSKKSLTAEEYASIRRFSSLPHTAFPEKLGVYSWELVVAIPFRLMGLDPDNLPEKIMGNFYKCADDTEFPHFVSWSPIGLPTPNFHCPEFFGEIYL from the coding sequence ATGAAGAAACTGAAAGTCCCTTATTTGGAAACGCTGGACGTACTGGACCTGTCGTCCGTAGGCTTTTTGATGGAAAAGGCCCAGCGAGAGTCAATCGATGTGGTTAACTGGGAAGAATATCCCTACAAACCTATTGTGGCCTTCGACATTGCGAGATCGAAGGTGAACCTGTATATCCGCTATTTTGTCAAAGGAAACTCTTTGAAAGCGCTCTACGAAGCAGATGGATCGCCGGTTTATACGGATAGTTGCGTGGAGTTTTTTATGAAGCGGGTGGATGATCCTAATTACTACAATTTCGAGTTTAACTGTATCGGCACGTGCGATGCTTCTTACCGGGAATCGCGTGATTCGAAAAAGTCGCTGACAGCGGAAGAATATGCATCCATTCGTCGCTTTTCGAGTCTGCCGCATACTGCTTTCCCTGAGAAATTAGGGGTATATAGTTGGGAGTTGGTGGTTGCCATTCCTTTCCGGTTGATGGGCCTCGATCCTGATAACCTGCCGGAAAAGATAATGGGCAACTTCTATAAATGTGCGGACGATACGGAATTTCCGCATTTCGTCAGCTGGAGCCCGATTGGCCTTCCCACCCCGAACTTCCATTGCCCGGAGTTCTTTGGGGAAATCTATTTATAG
- a CDS encoding LysE family translocator produces MLGLISKGIVIGVLVSAPMGPIGMLCIQRTLNKGRWHGFVTGLGAALSDVIYAALTCLGMGVVVNFVEANQAPLQLIGSIVLGIFGYYIFQSNPVRNLKKQREKKLSFTQDFITAFLLTFSNVLIVLLYIGLFARFGFVLPEHSVWMLLGGIAFIGVGAVLWWFGITYIVAKLKKWFNVRGIWLLNRIVGSVIIVLAIIGALSVLLTSYLHLPLLQIYN; encoded by the coding sequence ATGCTGGGATTGATAAGTAAAGGAATTGTTATCGGTGTACTGGTTTCCGCCCCGATGGGCCCGATCGGTATGCTGTGCATACAACGAACGCTGAACAAAGGACGTTGGCACGGGTTTGTCACCGGATTAGGGGCTGCTCTGTCAGACGTGATCTACGCTGCACTGACCTGCTTGGGGATGGGAGTCGTGGTGAATTTTGTGGAGGCGAATCAGGCTCCCTTGCAATTGATCGGCAGTATCGTATTGGGTATTTTCGGCTATTATATTTTCCAATCCAATCCTGTCCGGAACCTTAAAAAACAACGGGAGAAAAAGTTATCCTTCACTCAGGATTTTATTACAGCTTTTCTTCTTACCTTTAGCAACGTATTAATCGTATTACTATATATCGGTTTGTTTGCCCGCTTTGGTTTTGTCTTGCCGGAACATTCTGTTTGGATGCTGTTGGGAGGCATTGCTTTTATTGGGGTGGGCGCTGTTCTCTGGTGGTTCGGAATCACTTATATAGTTGCTAAGTTGAAGAAATGGTTTAACGTGCGAGGTATATGGTTATTGAATAGGATTGTGGGATCGGTCATTATTGTCTTGGCTATAATCGGAGCTTTATCCGTATTGCTGACTTCTTATTTACATTTGCCATTACTCCAAATCTATAATTGA
- a CDS encoding sulfatase family protein yields MKSTIVLGIGATLLASCSGNKQKTEEKVTQQQKPNVIFLIADDIGYGDLSCNGSKTIHTPNVDKLAAQGLRFTDAHSVAATSTPSRYSLFTGHYAWRRNDTGIAAGNAGMVIRPEQPTVADMFRECGYTTGAIGKWHLGLSDRTGGQDWNGFITPGPSDLGFDYSYIMAATGDRVPCVWVENQRIVNLDPNDPIEVSYEKPFPGEPLGKDHPELLTKLKPSPNHGHNQAIVNGISRIGYMKGGKQALWEDENIADSITVKAVRFIEKNKETPFFLYVGTNDAHVPRWPHPRFVGKSGMGPRGDALLQFDWTVGEIMAALEKAGIAENTLIVLSSDNGPVVDDGYADQAVELLGDHKPWGAFRGGKYSSFEAGTRVPFIVSWPAEVKPGVSDALVSQVDLYASMAGLMGKTLENGAGPDSRNQLEAFLGKDNKGRDYIIEQAGSLSVSDGEWKYIAPSKGAAYNKLTNTELGNNKEAQLYNLKQDIGEKKNLAAEHPEIVAKLKAILEKEKAK; encoded by the coding sequence ATGAAATCAACAATCGTATTAGGAATAGGGGCTACCTTACTGGCCTCCTGTTCCGGAAACAAACAAAAAACGGAAGAGAAAGTAACACAGCAGCAGAAGCCGAACGTTATTTTCCTGATAGCCGATGATATCGGTTATGGTGACCTTAGTTGTAACGGATCGAAAACGATCCATACGCCGAATGTGGATAAACTGGCGGCACAAGGTCTTCGCTTTACGGATGCACATTCGGTGGCTGCGACCAGTACGCCTTCACGTTATTCTTTGTTTACCGGACATTATGCCTGGCGGCGGAATGATACGGGGATTGCGGCGGGAAATGCCGGAATGGTCATTCGGCCGGAGCAACCGACAGTTGCAGATATGTTTCGTGAGTGCGGCTATACGACCGGTGCTATAGGCAAATGGCATTTGGGATTGTCTGACAGGACGGGAGGACAGGATTGGAATGGCTTTATCACGCCGGGACCATCCGATCTGGGATTCGATTATTCTTATATCATGGCTGCGACAGGTGACCGTGTGCCTTGTGTATGGGTTGAGAATCAGCGTATAGTAAATTTGGACCCGAACGATCCGATTGAAGTGAGTTATGAAAAACCGTTCCCTGGCGAACCGTTGGGTAAAGATCATCCGGAATTGCTTACAAAGTTGAAACCAAGCCCAAATCATGGACATAACCAGGCGATCGTAAACGGAATTTCCCGTATCGGTTACATGAAAGGTGGCAAGCAAGCATTGTGGGAAGATGAAAATATTGCAGATAGTATAACTGTAAAGGCTGTCCGGTTTATTGAAAAGAATAAAGAGACACCCTTCTTCCTGTATGTCGGAACAAATGATGCGCATGTGCCCCGTTGGCCGCATCCTCGTTTTGTCGGCAAAAGCGGCATGGGACCTCGTGGTGATGCTTTGCTGCAATTCGACTGGACGGTAGGCGAAATCATGGCGGCTCTCGAAAAAGCGGGGATTGCCGAAAATACGTTGATCGTCCTGAGTAGCGACAATGGCCCGGTAGTGGATGACGGTTATGCAGATCAGGCTGTGGAACTATTGGGTGACCATAAACCTTGGGGTGCCTTCCGTGGGGGAAAATACAGTAGTTTCGAGGCTGGTACACGTGTGCCTTTTATTGTTAGTTGGCCGGCAGAAGTGAAACCCGGTGTTTCGGATGCTTTGGTTTCGCAAGTGGACTTGTATGCTTCTATGGCCGGTTTGATGGGAAAGACATTGGAGAATGGTGCCGGGCCTGACAGCCGGAATCAATTGGAAGCTTTTTTAGGCAAAGACAATAAAGGTCGCGATTATATAATCGAACAGGCCGGTTCGTTGTCCGTTTCCGACGGTGAATGGAAGTATATAGCTCCAAGTAAAGGGGCTGCCTATAATAAATTAACGAATACGGAACTGGGGAATAATAAGGAAGCACAGCTTTACAACTTGAAACAGGATATTGGCGAAAAGAAGAATTTGGCTGCCGAACATCCTGAAATCGTTGCAAAGCTGAAAGCTATTTTAGAGAAAGAAAAGGCTAAATAG
- a CDS encoding DUF6383 domain-containing protein produces MNKKFSTLMMAGMLVAGSSFVDAQTLNGLKLKKIDFQAGGKNTYKDVVVVRDVNNDGKIDAGDIIMTASKKNDGTITYETRKFNNWSNIVLENQEEAIWDFTETKSTTPGSSAAQGWFYQLINHATGKPLAGTGVAVAGQTVTPTVITEADKSKEDPANNLYAYFKTAWDNADGVIKYDNTSTTANNKGNVLFLAWPQNGNSGLIMDEPTNSNTTGKVHFAKVESNWKVGILLATAEEREVDFVTELNDIQGGEGFQFSFKDDDKVSKNVFDNKDLRAFNVPEIAWGKDGRGNIFMIPKGIYLASDWSNLSENTLKFNTISTVEEFQKATFIAVLPQEFVDLTNTTRANGHGFALGEVKGADMNFYAIKYTEEGYEANQASSHAEVFVGNACFTITAENPLTLNDNYKLELKEVRLATDAKQEDVHADVENVYIGTTNNTNNDNDEVAKNNYLTTQGNAITVTAVPSSSQADAKALLNEGAIPVPAIYTLEFIGGKADGQFLTTQANRSKNGFEAATMPSIFVNEDDPMYQFVVSNVEDKVKNADPKVPVYETITLTNRQTKEDVSFVLYNTTEEDVYIIYPTAMTKSISFAENSWDGEELQNEGKWFWNYYNVKGQTVKFNKKESVDKFATFESRESYDGLVSFQFAKTEESGDRLYAAANRYAKGDNKGEIIVNNHWASIITGEELTDQFELIRSDKYQYITNDFKYINANGNIVTSPTVQDTVAFYSYVVKLFNPDEADMYLTDTKLTTWPAFFVIKENKDGSVALFENEWDNNNFTQNNPFIFFDKKPNPNAAYYKSAIKGNPTEKDNVGEKAWSENWAHYYDLTSVANAMVKTFMVDEPVYGTLNPVKQTTTFESGLNYLFRNESNVGILKPEVMSFDLTPADVKTNVPSFFIANEGNFMYFAKDSADSYRLTNWEKYAFEDGNGVKTTRVIFKAAELNESSDSLTTTVDGQIKTVAEKANKAKGILGGLKNFKFRVIDSEDGDDSYVVRCVANNKYVIAINGQLTVTSDRAGATRFFVETTELPTANEGVEVSGVKVIAGEGNVTIAGAQGKKVVISNILGQVVANTVIASDNATIAAPAGVAVIAIEGEAAVKAIVK; encoded by the coding sequence ATGAACAAAAAGTTTTCTACGCTTATGATGGCGGGTATGCTGGTCGCAGGCTCGTCATTCGTTGACGCCCAAACTTTGAACGGTCTGAAATTGAAAAAGATCGACTTCCAAGCGGGGGGAAAGAACACCTACAAAGATGTTGTTGTCGTTCGCGATGTCAACAATGACGGCAAAATTGATGCCGGAGACATTATTATGACAGCATCGAAAAAGAATGATGGTACGATCACTTATGAGACAAGAAAATTCAACAATTGGAGCAACATCGTACTTGAAAACCAAGAAGAAGCCATTTGGGACTTTACAGAAACGAAGAGCACTACTCCAGGAAGCAGTGCAGCTCAAGGATGGTTCTATCAACTAATCAATCATGCAACAGGAAAACCATTAGCTGGTACAGGAGTTGCTGTTGCAGGTCAAACAGTTACACCTACTGTTATTACAGAGGCAGATAAGTCTAAAGAAGATCCTGCAAATAACCTGTATGCTTATTTCAAAACAGCTTGGGACAATGCTGATGGAGTAATTAAGTATGATAATACTTCAACTACTGCTAATAACAAGGGTAACGTATTATTCTTGGCTTGGCCGCAGAATGGAAACAGCGGATTGATCATGGACGAACCTACTAATAGCAATACTACTGGTAAGGTTCATTTTGCCAAAGTTGAAAGTAATTGGAAAGTCGGTATCCTCCTTGCTACAGCCGAAGAAAGAGAAGTCGACTTCGTTACAGAATTGAATGACATCCAGGGTGGTGAAGGTTTCCAGTTCTCTTTCAAAGATGACGATAAAGTATCGAAAAACGTATTTGATAACAAAGATTTGAGAGCATTCAATGTACCAGAAATAGCTTGGGGTAAAGATGGTAGAGGCAACATATTCATGATTCCGAAAGGTATCTACTTGGCTTCCGATTGGAGCAATCTGAGCGAAAACACATTGAAGTTCAACACTATTTCTACAGTAGAAGAGTTCCAGAAAGCAACATTCATAGCTGTGCTTCCGCAAGAGTTCGTTGACTTGACAAACACGACTCGTGCAAATGGTCATGGCTTTGCTTTGGGTGAAGTAAAAGGTGCTGACATGAATTTCTATGCGATCAAGTACACAGAAGAGGGCTATGAAGCCAACCAGGCTTCATCTCACGCTGAAGTGTTCGTAGGCAACGCATGCTTCACAATCACAGCTGAGAATCCTCTTACTTTGAACGATAACTACAAGCTGGAGTTAAAAGAAGTCCGTCTGGCTACAGATGCAAAGCAGGAAGATGTACATGCCGATGTGGAAAATGTATACATTGGTACGACCAATAATACTAACAACGACAATGACGAAGTAGCCAAGAACAACTACCTGACGACACAAGGTAACGCAATCACCGTTACAGCCGTTCCTTCCTCTTCTCAAGCTGACGCAAAAGCATTGCTGAACGAAGGCGCAATTCCTGTTCCGGCTATCTACACATTGGAATTCATCGGCGGCAAGGCTGACGGCCAGTTCCTGACAACACAGGCAAACCGCAGCAAAAACGGTTTTGAAGCGGCAACTATGCCGAGCATCTTCGTAAACGAAGACGATCCGATGTATCAGTTCGTTGTCAGCAACGTTGAAGATAAAGTGAAGAATGCAGATCCGAAAGTTCCGGTATACGAAACAATCACCTTGACAAACCGTCAGACAAAGGAAGACGTTTCTTTCGTACTGTACAACACGACTGAAGAAGATGTATATATCATCTATCCGACAGCAATGACTAAGTCTATTTCTTTCGCTGAAAACTCATGGGATGGCGAAGAGTTGCAGAATGAGGGAAAATGGTTCTGGAATTACTACAATGTAAAAGGCCAGACTGTCAAATTCAATAAGAAGGAAAGTGTAGACAAATTCGCAACATTCGAATCTCGTGAAAGCTATGACGGCCTGGTTTCCTTCCAGTTCGCAAAAACTGAAGAATCAGGAGACAGATTGTATGCTGCTGCAAACAGATACGCAAAAGGTGACAACAAAGGTGAAATCATCGTTAACAACCACTGGGCTTCCATCATTACAGGTGAAGAGCTGACTGACCAATTTGAATTGATCCGTTCAGACAAGTACCAGTACATCACGAACGACTTCAAGTATATCAATGCAAACGGCAACATCGTCACTTCTCCTACGGTACAGGATACGGTAGCCTTCTATTCTTATGTAGTGAAATTGTTCAATCCGGATGAAGCTGATATGTATCTGACAGATACTAAATTGACAACATGGCCGGCATTCTTCGTAATCAAAGAAAACAAGGATGGTTCTGTCGCTTTGTTCGAGAATGAATGGGACAACAATAACTTCACACAGAACAATCCTTTCATCTTCTTTGACAAGAAGCCAAACCCGAATGCTGCTTACTACAAGTCTGCTATCAAAGGTAATCCGACTGAAAAAGACAATGTCGGCGAAAAGGCCTGGAGTGAAAATTGGGCTCATTATTATGACCTGACTTCCGTTGCCAACGCGATGGTCAAGACCTTTATGGTAGACGAACCGGTTTACGGTACATTGAATCCGGTTAAACAGACAACTACGTTCGAAAGTGGCTTAAACTACCTGTTCAGGAACGAATCCAACGTTGGTATCTTGAAACCGGAAGTAATGTCATTTGACCTGACTCCGGCTGACGTGAAGACAAACGTACCTTCTTTCTTCATCGCTAACGAAGGCAACTTCATGTATTTCGCAAAAGACTCGGCTGATTCTTATCGCCTGACAAACTGGGAAAAATATGCATTCGAAGACGGAAATGGCGTTAAGACTACTCGCGTTATCTTTAAAGCTGCCGAATTGAACGAAAGCAGTGATTCCCTGACTACTACTGTTGACGGCCAGATCAAGACTGTTGCCGAAAAGGCTAACAAAGCCAAAGGTATCTTGGGTGGTCTGAAGAACTTCAAGTTCCGTGTGATCGATTCTGAAGATGGTGACGATTCATACGTGGTCCGTTGCGTAGCGAACAACAAATACGTGATTGCTATCAATGGCCAACTGACAGTTACATCTGATCGTGCCGGTGCAACTCGCTTCTTCGTAGAAACGACAGAACTTCCGACAGCCAACGAAGGCGTAGAAGTTTCAGGAGTGAAAGTTATCGCGGGTGAAGGCAACGTAACGATCGCAGGTGCTCAGGGCAAGAAGGTTGTTATCAGCAACATCTTGGGCCAGGTGGTAGCTAACACGGTCATCGCTTCCGACAACGCTACAATCGCTGCTCCTGCTGGTGTAGCTGTAATTGCAATCGAAGGTGAAGCAGCTGTAAAAGCTATCGTTAAGTAA